The Leishmania panamensis strain MHOM/PA/94/PSC-1 chromosome 32 sequence genome window below encodes:
- a CDS encoding NAD+ synthase, putative (TriTrypDB/GeneDB-style sysID: LpmP.32.1760) translates to MPVAPLHPELQRVLKEHRNTRAFDPVAWIEMKCAKLNNYMRRCGLKACVTSVSGGIDSAVVLAMCARAMQVPKSPIEKNVGLCQPIYSSPWALKRGKENIAACGATEVVIDQTNLHAELTTLIEKAVGIKGGDFARGQLRSYMRTPPGFYVAQLLNQEGTPAIVMGTGNKDEDFYLGYFCKAGDGVVDVQIISDLHKSEVFLVAEVLGVPANTRNAAPSADLWEAQTDEDELGFPYDFVELFTGWYLEQCETSKLEFLRSLSNEAREEFERYVAACELVHRRNAHKLQGQVNL, encoded by the coding sequence ATGCCTGTGGCGCCGCTTCAtccggagctgcagcgtgtgctCAAAGAACACCGAAACACCCGCGCTTTCGACCCGGTTGCCTGGATTGAGATGAAGTGTGCGAAGCTGAACAACTACATGCGCCGGTGTGGTCTGAAGGCCTGCGTAACGAGTGTATCAGGTGGGATCGACTCGGCAGTAGTGCTTGCGATGTGTGCTCGCGCAATGCAGGTGCCCAAGAGCCCTATTGAGAAAAACGTGGGACTGTGCCAGCCAATCTACAGTAGCCCCTGGGCACTGAAGCGGGGCAAGGAAAACATCGCTGCTTGCGGTGCTACGGAGGTCGTTATTGACCAGACCAACCTTCACGCCGAACTCACGACACTTATCGAGAAGGCTGTCGGCATCAAGGGCGGCGACTTTGCACGTGGTCAGCTTCGCAGCTACATGCGCACCCCGCCGGGCTTTtacgtggcgcagctgctcaaccAAGAAGGCACTCCAGCTATTGTTATGGGCACCGGGAACAAGGATGAGGATTTTTACCTGGGATACTTCTGCAAGGCCGGCGACGGTGTTGTGGATGTGCAAATCATCTCTGACTTACACAAGAGCGAGGTATTTCTAGTTGCCGAGGTGCTTGGGGTGCCGGCGAACACGCGCAATGCCGCCCCGTCCGCCGACCTTTGGGAGGCTCAGACCGACGAGGATGAGCTAGGATTTCCCTACGACTTTGTAGAGCTCTTCACGGGGTGGTACTTGGAGCAGTGCGAGACATCCAAGTTAGAGTTCCTAAGGAGCCTCTCTAATGAGGCACGGGAAGAATTCGAGCGGTACGTCGCCGCCTGCGAGCTTGTGCACCGCCGCAACGCGCACAAGCTCCAGGGCCAAGTGAATCTCTGA
- a CDS encoding hypothetical protein (TriTrypDB/GeneDB-style sysID: LpmP.32.1770) yields MAGPRDTESMQLETVANGYDTGVLTMPSEEFASLHLQPLQDDTWIRHAPIVHMDNFVQTATGERVKQEILKDYTEAKERLGTNRPDPILEGMMYQAQFMEAYRKDAHTVDADKAHSYRRQLLENHRRARTIKNAEP; encoded by the coding sequence ATGGCGGGTCCAAGAGACACTGAATCGATGCAACTGGAGACCGTAGCCAACGGCTACGACACTGGCGTGCTCACAATGCCGTCGGAGGAGTTCGCCAGCTTGCACTTGCAGCCCCTGCAGGACGACACGTGGATCCGTCATGCGCCGATTGTTCACATGGACAACTTTGTGCAGACCGCGACTGGGGAGCGCGTTAAGCAGGAGATTCTAAAGGATTATacggaggcgaaggagcgcCTCGGCACCAATCGCCCCGATCCCATTCTGGAGGGTATGATGTACCAGGCGCAGTTTATGGAGGCCTACCGCAAGGATGCTCACACTGTGGACGCCGACAAGGCGCACTCctaccgccgccagctgTTGGAGAACCATcgacgcgcacgcaccaTCAAAAATGCGGAGCCCTaa
- a CDS encoding protein phosphatase 2C, putative (TriTrypDB/GeneDB-style sysID: LpmP.32.1780), translated as MMPLKRAPPRRPPAKQPMSPAKQMHYLSQQQIQMARMLEQQTRERRTYIVRSVLLFVTLTLMMGYGYYVYGVIVALTILIGGWLMGWLEVLQVVLAWVVRNAGQPNFDELLRRADIMSQPMKEKNSFSGENEFLEYGSSSMQGWRRTMEDAHTLLLLEKGGFFGVYDGHSGAATAKYCGEYMFQFVHQTKAFMKGEISKALYDGFIAIDKYLHTLPNFERGGCAAVVLYLDGDDVYCANAGDSRCVMCRNGSVDALSTDHKPFLPSEQMRIERAGCYVLNRRVNGMLALSRAIGDFMFKNNTQVSWEMQAVTSAPEVRVTKLNRDKDEFAVLACDGIWDIMSSKQVVDFVRPRIQERVPLGKICEELMDACLSPQPFRLGCDNMSVVIIKFKRGPQGGVQTAQTSATSSPHASLLYLPAVSSCMTDDNISALGKDDTSSPSAVAQIPDEVASTAGNAERAHSASGGEGAVSGDIKERGGTAERKNSLPKSPKSPKVFSANVAPAFSRCSVTNTLPTSDRHESRDDGLSSGDCAANSNASPLMMSTHPKVLSTTASPIDLSLKGRVV; from the coding sequence ATGATGCCGCTCAAGCGCGCCCCCCCGCGACGACCTCCTGCCAAACAGCCCATGTCCCCTGCAAAGCAGATGCATTACTTGAGTCAGCAGCAGATTCAAATGGCGCGTATGCTAGAGCAACAGACGCGCGAGCGGCGCACATACATTGTGCGCTCCGTTCTGCTCTTCGTCACCCTCACACTGATGATGGGATACGGGTACTATGTGTATGGTGTTATCGTGGCCCTCACCATTCTTATTGGTGGATGGTTGATGGGAtggctggaggtgctgcaggttGTGCTCGCATGGGTGGTCCGCAACGCTGGGCAACCGAACTTCGATGAACTACTCCGTCGCGCTGATATTATGAGTCAGCCtatgaaggagaagaacagcTTCAGTGGCGAGAACGAGTTTCTGGAATACGGCTCAAGTAGCATGCAAGGATGGAGGCGCACCATGGAGgatgcgcacacgctgctACTGCTCGAGAAGGGTGGGTTCTTTGGTGTCTACGACGGCCACAGCGGGGCTGCAACGGCCAAGTACTGCGGCGAGTACATGTTTCAGTTTGTGCATCAGACGAAGGCGTTCATGAAGGGCGAGATCTCGAAGGCGCTGTACGACGGCTTCATTGCAATTGACAAGTACCTGCACACTCTCCCGAATTTTGAGCGGGGCGggtgcgccgctgttgtGCTTTACTTAGACGGCGATGACGTGTACTGTGCCAACGCTGGCGATAGTCGCTGTGTCATGTGCCGCAACGGCAGCGTTGATGCGCTTAGCACTGATCACAAGCCATTTCTACCATCCGAGCAGATGCGCATCGAGCGCGCCGGTTGCTACGTGCTAAACCGCCGCGTGAACGGCATGCTGGCGCTTAGTCGTGCCATTGGTGACTTTATGTTCAAAAACAACACGCAGGTTTCGTGGGAGATGCAGGCAGTGACCAGTGCGCCGGAGGTTCGGGTCACCAAGCTCAACCGCGACAAAGACGAGTTTGCTGTGTTGGCGTGCGACGGGATCTGGGACATAATGTCAAGCAAGCAGGTGGTGGACTTTGTGCGACCGCGCATCCAGGAGCGCGTGCCACTCGGAAAGATCTGTGAGGAGCTGATGGatgcctgtctctctccgcaGCCGTTCCGCCTCGGCTGCGATAACATGTCCGTGGTCATCATCAAATTCAAGCGTGGACCTCAAGGCGGTGTTCAAACAGCCCAGACATCTGCCACCAGCTCTCCGCACGCGTCGCTGCTCTATCTGCCTGCAGTATCGTCATGCATGACGGACGACAACATCAGTGCCTTAGGCAAGGACGATACTTCCTCACCCAGCGCCGTGGCACAGATTCCTGACGAGGTAGCCTCGACGGCTGGGAATGCTGAGAGGGCACACTCTGCGTCGGGTGGTGAAGGTGCCGTGTCGGGCGAcataaaagagagaggcggcactgcagagCGGAAGAATTCTCTACCAAAGTCACCGAAGTCACCGAAGGTCTTTTCTGCAAACGTAGCTCCAGCATTTTCCAGGTGTTCCGTGACGAACACCTTGCCTACCTCAGATCGCCATGAGTCCAGAGATGACGGACTTAGCAGCGGCGACTGTGCGGCTAACTCCAATGCATCTCCTCTGATGATGAGTACCCACCCCAAGGTACTGTCCACCACAGCGTCCCCGATTGATCTCAGCTTGAAGGGCAGAGTTGTGTAA
- a CDS encoding hypothetical protein (TriTrypDB/GeneDB-style sysID: LpmP.32.1790) yields MYDAMNTAASATPDQWLAAAMMSPIVPTGENANESILINCADLGWTPLRDGAAPTGVVQAGERVCKDTQTPTGNKGGSTVIPRYFLQKLERQLRHLVDDVAHEEWNERAWMCLYTYLSDLPLIVRTSLTLRDRCGAATVARLVDRMKTNFLTKGNLVEESVAMPDKTVEEDFIPSLSREVLHLLQHSTAIDPTFHFEWRASTVAYVEGSLGSASRKAGKATVIDSREVSDCVSVRPSSSSLSSMSPVLTDEEQEEELPNDDEEVVCTPRLLTFIAAHIEKYNDRRLRVVATQFPDPEMEKSRTPPGAAEAILAGAYTLSTPPSNRQSDAALQQPLLHQQGQLMSLLTSFVRLRQTPLFHTLRHTPQHALFACDFIELTSEAERLLERASSSLDTTLLLEIPMTQKRIMAETTDVRDTSVGTNTSVGSGSSPMTGHSAHHSVKARTPMKPSVRYPIQRILSNAPSPSGLSSQRSSEVPGLQKEIYPSSVYVGEGSRDGLRASQVCEVVDL; encoded by the coding sequence ATGTACGACGCCATGAACACTGCGGCGAGTGCCACGCCCGATCAGTGGCTTGCGGCGGCCATGATGAGTCCCATTGTGCCTACCGGCGAGAATGCGAACGAATCCATCCTGATCAACTGTGCTGACTTGGGATGGACGCCGTtgcgcgacggcgcagcaccaacCGGCGTGGTACAAGCAGGCGAGCGCGTGTGCAAAGACACGCAGACTCCGACGGGGAACAAGGGGGGGTCTACCGTGATCCCGCGGTACTTTCTGCAGAAACTGGAGCGGCAACTGCGACACCTCGTGGACGACGTGGCGCATGAGGAGTGGAATGAGCGGGCGTGGATGTGCCTGTACACATACCTCTCTGACCTGCCTCTGATTGTACGCACATCTCTGACATTGCGTGaccgctgcggcgcagccACTGTAGCGCGGCTGGTGGATAGGATGAAGACGAACTTTCTCACGAAAGGCAACCTTGTGGAGGAGTCGGTGGCGATGCCGGACAAGACAGTAGAGGAGGATTTTATCCCCAGTCTTTCTCGGGAAGTActgcatctccttcagcATAGCACAGCAATCGACCCCACGTTCCACTTTGAGTGGAGGGCCTCAACCGTGGCATACGTCGAGGGCTCGTTGGGCTCAGCCTCACGAAAAGCGGGCAAGGCGACAGTGATAGATAGCAGAGAGGTTAGCGACTGTGTGTCAGTGCGGCCATCAtcctcgtcgctctcctcgatGTCACCCGTGCTCACAGATGAGGAGCAGGAAGAGGAGTTGCCGAATGACGACGAAGAGGTGGTATGCACTCCCCGCCTCCTGACCTTCATTGCGGCACATATCGAAAAATATAATGATCGTCGCCTGCGCGTCGTTGCTACACAATTTCCCGACCCCGAAATGGAGAAGTCGCGGACACCACCGGGAGCCGCGGAGGCCATCCTGGCAGGAGCCTACACTCTTTCGACTCCGCCGAGCAATCGACAgagcgacgcagcgctgcagcagccgctcctccaccaaCAGGGCCAGCTCATGTCGCTTCTCACATCCTttgtgcggctgcggcaaACACCGCTCTTTCACACACTTCGTCATACACCTCAACACGCCCTGTTTGCGTGCGATTTCATTGAGCTCACGTCCGAAGCGGAGCGCCTACTGGAACGCGCTTCCTCGTCGCTTGACACtacactgctgctggaaaTCCCCATGACACAGAAGCGCATCATGGCTGAGACGACGGATGTGCGTGACACAAGTGTCGGCACAAATACATCCGTAGGGTCGGGGTCGAGCCCCATGACGGGGCACAGTGCCCATCACAGTGTGAAGGCACGCACGCCTATGAAGCCAAGCGTTCGGTATCCGATCCAGCGCATCCTCTCCAACGCGCCGTCACCGAGCGGATTGTCGTCGCAGCGGAGCTCGGAGGTGCCTGGCCTGCAGAAGGAGATTTACCCTTCGTCTGTGTACGTCGGTGAGGGGAGCAGGGACGGGCTGCGAGCGTCCCAGGTATGCGAGGTGGTCGACTTGTGA